From the genome of Candidatus Buchananbacteria bacterium, one region includes:
- a CDS encoding ferric reductase-like transmembrane domain-containing protein, with amino-acid sequence MNHLKNYKKLITVLILVSTTPFLFLFSKVNFSLFFSNQSTFWNSFVLVFANVAGFIGAVLLFWQMILGSRFVTSKLTDDTVGMNLLHRWLGTYGTIFILIHPLLEAYNYTVSWWWLFTFNISNELEEHVTYGRIALLLFLLIWVTSAILRSKMKYRPWLYIHYLAYPLMGFVFIHALDLGSYLAEYLYLKVIWFSMITLFVWVVINRLAIFAGFGSVKYQLIDKKMVGENIVLLTLQPLRKKLSSTIGQHFYIKLKRLGVAHPFTIMEYDGVTGHLTFGIRMTGKFTKQLKDLPVGHLFYLEGPYGVFTREAQNNDPKVIIAGGIGITPFVQLVKKFGDNTVFFYCNRSLEDAVSRDELIRAVGKNYYDVINQHNRELSANIINGKMSAKHIIQVVGEQNVANRNYFICGSAKFVKSVEKILQSIGVAKSKIYYEELGF; translated from the coding sequence ATGAACCACCTCAAAAATTATAAAAAATTGATTACAGTTCTAATCCTGGTTAGCACCACGCCATTTTTGTTTTTGTTTTCTAAAGTGAATTTTTCTTTATTCTTTTCAAATCAATCCACCTTTTGGAACAGTTTCGTGCTGGTGTTTGCTAATGTTGCAGGATTTATTGGTGCGGTGTTGTTATTTTGGCAAATGATTTTAGGCTCACGGTTTGTGACTTCAAAGTTAACCGATGACACCGTAGGCATGAATTTGCTCCATCGCTGGCTAGGAACCTACGGTACGATTTTTATTCTGATCCATCCATTGCTTGAAGCGTATAACTATACTGTCAGTTGGTGGTGGTTGTTTACGTTTAATATTTCAAACGAACTGGAAGAACATGTTACCTATGGTCGGATTGCTTTGCTTTTGTTTTTGTTAATTTGGGTGACAAGCGCTATTTTAAGAAGCAAAATGAAATATCGGCCGTGGCTTTACATTCACTATCTGGCATATCCGCTAATGGGTTTTGTTTTTATTCACGCCTTGGATTTGGGCAGCTATCTGGCCGAGTACCTATATTTGAAAGTGATTTGGTTTTCGATGATCACGCTGTTTGTTTGGGTAGTAATAAATCGGTTGGCAATTTTTGCCGGGTTTGGCTCGGTAAAATATCAGCTGATTGATAAAAAAATGGTTGGCGAAAATATTGTGCTATTAACCCTGCAGCCGCTTCGTAAAAAGTTAAGCTCAACAATTGGTCAACATTTTTATATTAAATTAAAACGTTTGGGAGTTGCCCATCCGTTTACGATTATGGAGTACGATGGCGTTACCGGCCATTTAACTTTCGGTATCCGAATGACGGGCAAATTTACCAAGCAGCTTAAGGATTTGCCAGTCGGCCATCTTTTTTATCTGGAAGGTCCTTATGGAGTTTTTACCCGTGAAGCCCAAAATAACGATCCGAAAGTGATTATCGCTGGCGGGATTGGCATTACGCCGTTTGTTCAGTTGGTTAAGAAATTCGGCGATAACACAGTCTTTTTTTATTGTAATCGGTCGTTGGAGGATGCTGTCAGTCGCGATGAATTAATTCGGGCAGTTGGTAAAAATTATTACGACGTTATCAATCAGCATAATCGTGAATTATCAGCTAACATTATTAACGGTAAAATGAGTGCGAAACATATTATTCAAGTTGTTGGTGAACAAAATGTTGCCAATCGAAACTATTTTATTTGTGGCAGCGCAAAATTCGTTAAGTCAGTTGAAAAAATCCTTCAATCAATCGGCGTCGCTAAATCAAAAATTTATTACGAAGAACTTGGCTTTTAA
- a CDS encoding DEAD/DEAH box helicase, producing the protein MTKIDSHSFNFNNLGISPRILDILQELHFHEPTPIQAKSIPEAINGKDLVGIAQTGTGKTLAFGIPMIQRLGQTGGRGLVLLPTRELASQVNATLKTVGAKLGLRTAVLIGGESKNIQLKTLRQKPHIIVATPGRLIDHIKSGSIHLNDIKILVLDEADMMFDIGFAPQIAEILKSVPAQRQTMLFSATMPQAIMVLVAKHMRLPVNIEVAPSGTPAEKVNQEMVVITKEARVGQLEKILNSYHGSVLVFCRTKHAVKKLTVRVRQMGHQAAEIHSSRSLNQRSAALQAFKTGKVRVLVATDIAARGIDVKGIELVLNFDLPENAEDYVHRIGRTGRAGSTGQAISFVSPTEMREVQKIEQIIKKTIPLTKLAEPEYGVYNSPRRVQTKHSFSSRKQISNLGRSPRRREWQRNSKFSRNKKFNKPSNRKRY; encoded by the coding sequence ATGACAAAAATAGACTCACATTCATTTAATTTTAACAACTTGGGAATTAGTCCCAGGATTCTTGATATTCTGCAAGAGTTGCATTTTCATGAACCGACTCCGATTCAGGCAAAGTCAATTCCAGAAGCTATTAACGGCAAAGACCTTGTTGGCATCGCTCAGACTGGTACTGGTAAAACGTTGGCGTTTGGCATTCCGATGATTCAACGATTGGGCCAAACTGGTGGTCGCGGACTGGTGCTGTTGCCGACTCGCGAATTGGCAAGTCAAGTGAATGCCACTTTAAAGACGGTTGGTGCCAAGCTTGGGTTGCGAACAGCGGTACTGATCGGCGGCGAATCAAAAAATATCCAGCTAAAAACGTTACGGCAAAAACCGCATATTATTGTGGCCACGCCGGGACGTTTGATTGATCATATTAAGAGCGGTTCAATCCATTTGAACGATATTAAAATTTTAGTGTTAGACGAGGCGGACATGATGTTTGACATTGGTTTTGCTCCTCAGATTGCCGAAATTTTAAAATCAGTGCCGGCCCAACGGCAGACAATGTTGTTTTCGGCAACAATGCCTCAGGCTATTATGGTATTAGTGGCAAAGCATATGAGGTTGCCGGTTAACATTGAAGTCGCACCATCGGGCACGCCGGCAGAAAAAGTTAATCAGGAAATGGTAGTGATCACAAAAGAAGCTCGAGTTGGCCAGTTGGAAAAAATCTTGAATTCGTATCACGGTTCTGTGTTGGTTTTTTGCCGCACTAAACACGCCGTCAAAAAGTTGACTGTTCGAGTCAGACAAATGGGGCATCAGGCCGCTGAAATTCATTCCAGCCGTTCTCTAAATCAGCGCAGTGCCGCTTTGCAGGCGTTTAAAACCGGCAAGGTGCGAGTATTGGTCGCTACTGATATTGCCGCTCGCGGAATTGATGTAAAAGGTATTGAATTGGTCTTGAATTTTGATCTGCCGGAAAACGCCGAAGATTATGTCCACCGCATTGGCCGAACCGGCCGCGCCGGCAGTACCGGCCAGGCGATTAGTTTTGTTTCACCAACTGAGATGCGTGAAGTTCAAAAAATTGAACAGATTATTAAAAAAACAATTCCATTAACTAAGTTGGCTGAGCCGGAATACGGCGTTTACAATTCGCCTCGTCGGGTGCAAACTAAGCATTCGTTTAGTTCGCGTAAACAGATTTCAAATTTGGGCCGAAGTCCCCGGCGTCGTGAGTGGCAGCGAAATTCAAAATTTAGTCGGAATAAAAAATTTAACAAACCCAGCAACCGAAAACGGTATTAA
- the typA gene encoding translational GTPase TypA, with product MEYKEIRNIAIIAHVDHGKTTLVDGLMRQTGMVEEGVSMDSNDLEKERGITIYAKNASLIYHGTKINIVDTPGHADFSSEVERVLRSIDSVILVVDAQEGPMPQTRFVLKKSLELGLKPIVVLNKIDKPAANPHRAHDEVLELFMDLGANDEQLDFVTVYAIGVKGIAKRNLTDESDSLNPLLDVILEKVHPAPSDRTLPLRMQPFNLGYDDYLGRLAIGRIYEGKISKGQKVVIKNTTGQSRTATITKIYTFHGFERQDIQTAGAGDLVMIAGIPDIDIGETICENADQEALPAISIDQPTISLDLLVNNSPFAGRDGQFVTNSQLNERLKKELEVNIGLKIDFSAKDRYHVSGRGEMHIAILLENMRREGYEMQVSQPRVITKQIDGVLMEPFEEVTIDVPSSFSGSVIEKLSKRGGKMVNMHQHEDQVRILFEIPTRGLLGYRGDFVVDTKGEGILASRVIGFKPYAGEIKKRSTGSMISMITGKTSGYSLANLQTRGQMYVGPNVEVYEGMVVGNVAKGDDMAVNPIKGKQLTNMRSSGADEAIHLTPPLPLSIERGLEIMHDDEYLEITPNNIRLRKQILTEIDRVRASRKK from the coding sequence ATGGAATATAAAGAAATCAGAAATATCGCCATCATCGCTCACGTTGACCACGGCAAAACAACCCTGGTTGACGGTTTAATGCGTCAAACGGGGATGGTTGAAGAGGGTGTTAGCATGGATTCAAATGATCTGGAGAAAGAACGCGGCATTACGATTTACGCTAAAAACGCCTCGTTGATCTACCATGGCACTAAAATTAATATTGTTGACACTCCCGGTCACGCTGATTTTAGTTCGGAAGTCGAGCGGGTACTACGGTCAATTGATTCGGTAATTTTAGTGGTTGATGCTCAGGAAGGCCCGATGCCGCAGACCCGATTTGTTTTAAAAAAATCTTTAGAGCTTGGCTTAAAGCCGATTGTGGTTTTGAATAAAATTGACAAGCCGGCCGCCAACCCGCACCGGGCTCATGATGAAGTTTTGGAGCTTTTTATGGATTTGGGCGCTAACGATGAGCAACTTGATTTTGTGACGGTTTACGCAATCGGCGTGAAAGGTATTGCTAAACGAAACTTAACTGATGAGTCCGACAGCCTTAACCCGTTGCTTGATGTGATTTTAGAAAAGGTTCATCCGGCTCCAAGTGATCGGACTTTGCCGTTGCGGATGCAGCCGTTTAATCTGGGGTATGACGATTATCTCGGACGGCTGGCAATCGGCCGGATTTATGAAGGAAAAATTTCTAAGGGTCAAAAAGTGGTTATTAAGAATACAACCGGCCAATCACGGACGGCGACCATTACTAAAATTTACACCTTTCATGGTTTTGAACGCCAGGATATCCAAACCGCCGGCGCGGGTGACCTGGTGATGATTGCCGGCATTCCCGATATTGATATTGGTGAAACTATTTGTGAAAATGCCGATCAGGAAGCATTGCCGGCAATTTCCATTGACCAGCCAACCATCTCGCTTGATTTATTGGTTAACAACTCTCCATTTGCCGGACGTGACGGGCAGTTTGTTACTAATAGTCAGCTTAACGAGCGATTAAAAAAAGAGCTGGAGGTTAATATTGGTTTAAAAATTGATTTTTCGGCAAAGGATCGTTATCATGTTTCCGGACGTGGCGAAATGCATATTGCGATTTTGTTGGAAAACATGCGGCGCGAGGGATATGAAATGCAGGTATCTCAGCCGCGCGTGATTACTAAGCAAATCGACGGCGTTCTGATGGAGCCATTTGAAGAGGTGACAATTGATGTGCCGTCGAGTTTTTCCGGCTCCGTCATTGAAAAACTTTCTAAGCGCGGCGGTAAAATGGTTAATATGCATCAGCATGAAGACCAGGTGAGAATTTTATTTGAAATCCCGACTCGTGGGTTGCTTGGTTATCGCGGCGATTTTGTGGTTGACACTAAGGGAGAGGGCATTTTGGCTTCCCGCGTCATCGGTTTTAAACCATACGCCGGAGAGATTAAAAAACGTTCAACCGGTTCAATGATTTCAATGATCACCGGCAAAACCTCTGGCTACTCATTAGCTAATTTACAGACTCGGGGGCAAATGTATGTTGGACCAAATGTTGAAGTGTATGAAGGCATGGTTGTCGGTAATGTTGCTAAGGGTGATGATATGGCCGTTAACCCGATTAAAGGAAAACAATTGACCAACATGCGTTCGTCTGGTGCTGATGAGGCAATTCATCTGACGCCGCCATTGCCATTGTCAATTGAACGCGGTTTGGAAATTATGCATGATGATGAATATCTTGAAATCACTCCGAATAACATCAGACTGCGAAAACAGATTTTAACCGAAATTGATCGCGTGAGAGCGAGTCGAAAAAAATAA
- a CDS encoding VOC family protein yields MEKIHPHVTIGHIHLTVSDLKKSLAFYQDILGFEITTKYGDSAVFLSAGGYHHHIGLNTWSGVDAPRPPKGTTGLYHFAILYPNRKELARAVQQLITARYPIEGASDHGVSEAVYLSDPDGNGIEIYADRPKEQWPRNTGGEIEMVTKPLDLDDLLAELN; encoded by the coding sequence ATGGAAAAAATTCACCCTCATGTTACTATTGGTCACATCCACCTAACTGTTTCCGATCTTAAAAAATCGCTTGCCTTTTACCAAGATATTTTAGGATTTGAAATTACTACCAAATACGGCGACTCGGCGGTTTTTTTATCCGCGGGCGGATATCACCACCACATTGGCTTAAATACCTGGTCTGGTGTTGATGCACCGCGTCCACCAAAGGGCACCACCGGACTATACCACTTTGCCATTCTTTATCCCAACCGAAAGGAATTAGCCAGAGCGGTACAGCAATTAATCACGGCAAGATATCCGATTGAGGGCGCATCCGACCACGGTGTTTCTGAAGCGGTTTATCTGTCCGACCCTGATGGTAACGGCATTGAAATATATGCTGATCGCCCCAAAGAGCAATGGCCACGTAACACTGGCGGTGAGATTGAAATGGTTACTAAACCACTGGATTTAGACGATCTCTTGGCTGAATTAAATTAA
- a CDS encoding GAF domain-containing protein, which translates to MKKAPTSPKENQRLEVLKKMGILNTAPEEQFDRITQTAVKELKVPISTISIIDENREWFKSCQGLNVSEDKRETSFCGHALFNKGILVVEDTQRDERFKDNPHVTKEGIRFYAGIALYDKESRLPMAVFCVKDFKPRIFSVQETAKFMELAKQAEMEFNKK; encoded by the coding sequence ATGAAAAAAGCGCCAACGTCACCGAAAGAAAACCAGCGCCTGGAAGTCCTAAAAAAAATGGGCATCCTTAATACTGCCCCAGAAGAACAGTTTGACCGAATTACTCAAACAGCCGTCAAAGAACTTAAGGTACCAATTTCCACCATTTCCATTATTGATGAAAACCGGGAATGGTTCAAGTCGTGCCAAGGTTTAAATGTTTCAGAAGACAAACGGGAAACATCATTTTGCGGCCACGCTCTTTTCAACAAAGGTATTTTAGTAGTTGAAGATACTCAACGTGACGAGCGTTTTAAAGACAACCCGCATGTTACCAAAGAAGGAATCCGCTTCTATGCTGGGATTGCCCTTTATGATAAAGAAAGCCGACTTCCGATGGCTGTTTTCTGCGTCAAAGATTTCAAACCAAGAATTTTTTCTGTTCAAGAAACTGCAAAATTCATGGAATTAGCCAAACAAGCTGAAATGGAATTTAATAAAAAGTAA
- a CDS encoding GreA/GreB family elongation factor produces the protein MRVPIRKPGKFTHQKPDPHLTADKFAELKNKLDSLKKARPKLADEVRRLAELGDLSENAAYQIAKGKLRSVNQKIIDLENHLHLAIIIQPGNDSTSVQIGHTVTVKINGEQVTYLILGSAETNPAQGVISHNSPIGSAIMGHRVGDTVTIKAKDKLITCTIVNIG, from the coding sequence ATGCGAGTTCCTATCAGAAAACCGGGGAAATTTACCCATCAAAAGCCAGACCCCCATCTTACGGCGGATAAATTTGCTGAACTCAAAAACAAACTTGATTCCCTTAAAAAGGCTCGGCCGAAGCTTGCTGATGAGGTCCGACGACTGGCTGAATTGGGTGACCTATCGGAAAATGCCGCCTACCAAATCGCAAAAGGCAAGCTTCGTAGTGTTAACCAAAAAATTATTGATTTGGAAAATCATTTGCACTTGGCAATCATTATCCAGCCCGGGAACGATTCAACGAGCGTGCAAATTGGCCATACAGTCACCGTCAAAATAAACGGTGAACAAGTAACCTACTTGATTTTGGGTTCTGCCGAAACAAACCCTGCACAGGGCGTTATTTCCCATAATTCCCCGATCGGCTCGGCAATTATGGGCCACCGAGTTGGTGATACTGTTACCATTAAAGCTAAGGACAAATTAATTACTTGTACGATTGTTAACATAGGTTAA
- a CDS encoding sodium:calcium antiporter: protein MINTLFIFIVSLFLVIRGSTLATKYAAMVASNFHLSKYTVGFIVVAIISILPETFISINAALAGIPSFGLGMLFGSNIADLTLIFAIIIWVAGRGLKVESKILKNHSTYPFLLLLPLILGFDGHFSRLEGLALVIAGGIFYYISFKRGAESKAASNSQANKKSIIMLVFSMIILLVGSHFTVDSASQLARYLGVSPILVGMLVVGIGTTMPELFFSLKSVRKRDDSLAIGDILGTVLADATIVVGILALINPFSFPVKIIYITGIFMVISSFALFRFMRSGRTISKKEAYTLFVFWLIFIIVEFFANQ, encoded by the coding sequence ATGATTAACACCCTATTTATTTTTATCGTTTCTCTGTTCTTAGTTATCCGGGGCTCAACCTTAGCCACAAAATATGCGGCAATGGTGGCAAGTAATTTTCATCTTTCAAAATATACAGTTGGTTTTATTGTCGTGGCGATTATTTCAATTCTTCCGGAAACCTTTATTTCAATCAATGCCGCGCTGGCGGGTATACCCTCTTTCGGACTCGGCATGTTGTTTGGTTCAAATATTGCCGACCTGACTTTAATCTTTGCCATTATTATTTGGGTCGCCGGCCGCGGCCTTAAGGTTGAAAGTAAAATCTTAAAAAATCATTCAACCTATCCGTTCTTGTTGCTTTTGCCGTTAATTCTTGGTTTTGACGGACACTTTTCCCGGCTAGAAGGTCTAGCACTAGTTATTGCCGGTGGCATATTTTATTACATTTCATTTAAAAGAGGCGCTGAAAGCAAAGCAGCCTCTAATAGCCAGGCCAACAAAAAAAGTATTATCATGCTGGTGTTTAGTATGATAATACTGCTAGTTGGTTCTCACTTTACCGTAGACTCCGCTAGCCAACTGGCGCGCTACTTAGGTGTCAGTCCGATCCTGGTCGGCATGTTGGTTGTTGGAATCGGCACAACAATGCCAGAACTGTTTTTTTCTCTCAAATCAGTCCGCAAACGCGACGACTCTTTAGCAATCGGTGACATCCTGGGCACCGTACTGGCTGACGCCACGATCGTCGTGGGCATTCTAGCACTGATCAATCCGTTTTCATTTCCAGTAAAAATCATCTACATCACCGGCATATTTATGGTTATTTCGTCGTTTGCGCTGTTTCGGTTCATGAGGTCTGGAAGAACGATTTCCAAAAAAGAAGCGTATACTCTTTTTGTGTTTTGGCTGATATTCATCATTGTTGAATTTTTTGCCAATCAGTAG
- a CDS encoding cupin domain-containing protein, with amino-acid sequence MKGYVTNIEKLSLENKNFRQVLYTSKNSQLVVMSLNPNEDIGEEIHQLDQFIRCESGQGKAVLDGVEHELSDGFIIVVPSGAKHNIINTSSNQPLKLYTLYSPPNHRDGVIHKTKQDAQADEQEHFDGKTTE; translated from the coding sequence ATGAAAGGCTACGTCACTAATATTGAAAAACTGAGCCTGGAAAATAAAAATTTCAGACAAGTGCTGTACACCAGCAAAAACAGCCAGCTGGTTGTGATGAGCTTAAATCCCAATGAAGATATCGGCGAAGAAATTCACCAGCTAGACCAGTTCATTCGCTGTGAGTCCGGCCAGGGTAAAGCCGTTTTAGACGGAGTTGAACATGAGCTTAGCGATGGATTTATTATTGTGGTCCCATCCGGCGCCAAACATAACATTATCAACACCTCTTCAAACCAACCGCTCAAACTTTACACCCTATATTCGCCGCCCAACCATCGTGATGGCGTTATCCACAAAACTAAGCAAGATGCCCAAGCCGACGAACAGGAACATTTTGACGGTAAAACCACTGAATAA
- a CDS encoding GIY-YIG nuclease family protein, giving the protein MYYLYIVRCADGTLYSGITVNIIRRITEHNTSKLGAKYTQSRRPVKLVYTKRYRTRSSASRAEAKLKKLPRAEKIKLISKSIK; this is encoded by the coding sequence ATGTATTACTTATATATAGTAAGATGTGCCGATGGCACCTTATATAGCGGTATCACTGTCAACATCATTCGTCGGATCACTGAACATAATACCTCAAAGCTTGGTGCTAAATACACTCAAAGCCGCCGGCCGGTTAAATTGGTTTATACTAAAAGATATCGTACTCGTTCAAGCGCCAGTCGGGCGGAAGCAAAGCTTAAAAAATTGCCGCGAGCAGAAAAAATAAAATTAATTTCCAAAAGCATTAAATAA
- a CDS encoding peptidoglycan-binding protein encodes MRNISSKLIIFSRRMYLSLFLLSVVISPQTVFAAASSTIPLELTVGMLVKGSNPEIFVYQADGYLHWIPDEATFVANKFLWEAVITLDDEELLKHSIGESLPAIAPTPTVWTVAETEKKVREFFADIPSMISIAECESGFRQFNDDGTVLKGSNLYVGIFQIDEKIHADWAKQLGLDIYTVEGNLGYAKHLYDQSGTRPWAGCVKAPVSSYSLTGNLKMGDENKEVKTLQQILNKIGYTVAKSGVGSPGNETQYFGLLTREAVKRFQCAKGIVCSGTQETTGYGMVGPKTRAALLK; translated from the coding sequence ATGCGAAATATTTCTTCAAAACTTATAATTTTTTCTCGACGAATGTATCTGAGTTTATTTTTGTTGTCAGTGGTGATTTCCCCGCAAACGGTTTTTGCCGCTGCAAGTTCAACAATACCGTTGGAGCTTACGGTTGGTATGCTGGTAAAGGGTAGTAATCCGGAAATATTTGTTTATCAAGCTGACGGATATTTGCATTGGATTCCGGATGAAGCAACGTTTGTTGCTAATAAATTTTTGTGGGAAGCAGTTATAACTTTAGACGACGAAGAATTGCTTAAACATTCTATTGGTGAGTCGCTTCCGGCGATTGCTCCAACTCCGACCGTTTGGACGGTGGCCGAAACCGAAAAAAAAGTCCGTGAATTTTTTGCTGATATTCCATCAATGATTTCAATTGCTGAATGTGAATCGGGATTTCGTCAATTTAATGATGACGGCACCGTTTTAAAGGGTAGTAATTTATATGTTGGAATTTTTCAGATTGACGAAAAAATTCATGCCGATTGGGCAAAACAATTGGGGCTAGACATTTATACCGTTGAAGGTAATCTCGGGTATGCCAAACATTTGTATGATCAATCCGGCACCAGGCCGTGGGCTGGGTGTGTTAAAGCTCCGGTTTCCAGCTATTCATTGACGGGAAATTTGAAAATGGGGGATGAAAATAAAGAGGTAAAAACACTGCAACAAATTTTGAATAAAATCGGTTATACTGTTGCTAAATCCGGCGTCGGTTCACCTGGCAATGAAACGCAATATTTTGGTTTGTTGACTCGTGAAGCAGTAAAGCGCTTCCAGTGTGCTAAGGGTATTGTTTGCAGTGGAACCCAAGAAACAACTGGCTATGGAATGGTTGGCCCCAAAACTCGCGCCGCACTTTTGAAATAA
- a CDS encoding helix-turn-helix transcriptional regulator → MQNRIKELRTALNITQEELAKKAGVRRETIVFLEQGKYNPSLKLAHDVAVALKTTIDDLFTFKK, encoded by the coding sequence ATGCAAAACCGAATCAAAGAATTACGAACCGCTTTGAATATTACCCAAGAAGAGCTGGCAAAAAAAGCCGGCGTCCGGCGCGAAACGATTGTTTTTTTGGAGCAGGGCAAATATAATCCATCGTTAAAACTTGCTCATGATGTCGCCGTCGCGCTAAAAACAACAATTGATGACTTGTTTACTTTTAAGAAATAA
- a CDS encoding DUF2178 domain-containing protein, whose amino-acid sequence MTIKQYRTVRIITTVMIAMVFSQAIILKSFIIPIIVLTLSAVVLFYLRRKVDGVIADERDYLAGGKAALLAIQVYSWLAVIVMFVAYAKRDLNPAYEPIAMTLAFSTCILMLLYALLFRYHDKIKFSNKKILYAIIACLVFAAAVMFGVRLLSGEDDWICQNGQWVQHGNPSFPAPDVECR is encoded by the coding sequence ATGACAATCAAACAATACCGCACCGTCAGAATCATCACGACGGTTATGATCGCCATGGTTTTTTCCCAAGCCATTATCCTAAAAAGTTTTATTATCCCCATCATCGTTTTAACGCTTTCGGCCGTGGTGCTGTTTTATCTGCGCCGTAAAGTCGATGGAGTTATTGCTGACGAACGTGACTACCTCGCCGGTGGCAAGGCAGCACTGCTGGCAATCCAGGTGTATTCTTGGTTGGCGGTGATAGTAATGTTTGTGGCCTATGCCAAACGCGATTTAAACCCGGCCTATGAACCGATTGCTATGACTTTAGCGTTTTCCACTTGTATTTTAATGCTGCTTTACGCCCTGCTTTTTCGCTATCATGACAAGATTAAATTCTCAAATAAAAAAATCCTCTACGCTATTATCGCTTGTTTAGTATTTGCCGCCGCAGTTATGTTTGGCGTCAGACTGCTTTCCGGCGAAGATGACTGGATTTGCCAGAATGGCCAGTGGGTCCAGCACGGCAACCCCTCATTTCCGGCGCCGGATGTTGAGTGCCGATAA
- a CDS encoding MerR family transcriptional regulator encodes MAYTIGQLAKLSGVTIRTLHHYDEIGLLSPGKNSKNNYRLYEEKDLLRLQQILFFRELDFALADIKKIIDRPDFAVSQALRDHKRLIKLKQKRLDNLIKTIDKTINHMTKQSIIKDEELYDVFKDNDVKQYQQEVKRRWGDTSAYQQSMAEVSKMTKGEMEKLKQDAKIFTQKLADAMDKKIESPEVQNLIKEHYQGINFFYDCSIPMYRHLAQMYVDDSRFTAYYEKFRPGLAKFVRDAICYFCDQKEKTSD; translated from the coding sequence ATGGCATACACTATTGGTCAGTTGGCAAAATTGTCAGGGGTAACAATTAGGACGCTTCATCATTATGATGAAATCGGCCTGCTTTCTCCTGGTAAAAATAGTAAAAATAATTATCGTTTATACGAAGAAAAGGACTTGCTTCGTTTGCAGCAAATACTTTTTTTCCGCGAGTTGGATTTTGCCTTGGCCGATATTAAAAAAATAATTGACCGACCGGATTTTGCAGTGAGCCAAGCCCTGCGTGATCATAAGCGTTTGATTAAACTAAAACAAAAAAGATTGGATAATCTTATTAAGACAATTGATAAAACAATTAATCATATGACTAAACAATCAATCATTAAAGACGAAGAACTTTACGATGTTTTTAAAGATAACGACGTTAAGCAATATCAGCAAGAAGTTAAGCGGCGCTGGGGCGATACGTCTGCTTATCAACAGAGTATGGCAGAAGTTAGCAAGATGACTAAGGGGGAAATGGAAAAATTAAAACAGGACGCAAAAATTTTTACTCAGAAGTTGGCCGACGCAATGGATAAAAAAATTGAAAGTCCCGAAGTACAAAATCTAATCAAAGAGCATTATCAAGGAATCAATTTTTTCTATGACTGTTCAATTCCAATGTATCGTCATTTGGCTCAGATGTATGTTGATGATAGCCGCTTTACTGCTTATTACGAAAAGTTTCGTCCGGGGCTGGCAAAGTTTGTCCGCGATGCCATATGTTACTTTTGCGACCAAAAAGAAAAAACCTCTGATTAA